In Hermetia illucens chromosome 1, iHerIll2.2.curated.20191125, whole genome shotgun sequence, one genomic interval encodes:
- the LOC119646434 gene encoding pupal cuticle protein 20-like, which translates to MKLFVVASLIALASCARLDNNYLPPPGASGAGGGPGLSTPGFGGRPGGAGGPGGHGGNQGLGGFGGGPSGPAPGGFGGGRPSGPSGSGGPSGPQIEIISYENENYGDGSYKFSYETGNGIKAEEQGELKNKGSENEIQSVMGSYSYTAPDGQLITVNYVADENGFQPQGDHLPTPPPIPEAIRKALEATAAAQGNGGGAGYPSGPAGGRAPSGGYGAPNQQRPTGPGAGSYNPQSGYNY; encoded by the exons ATGAAATTG ttCGTAGTAGCATCCCTCATTGCTTTGGCATCTTGCGCTCGTTTGGACAACAACTACCTCCCACCTCCAGGAGCTTCCGGTGCTGGTGGTGGTCCAGGTCTTTCTACTCCTGGATTTGGAGGACGTCCCGGTGGAGCAGGAGGTCCAGGAGGTCATGGTGGAAATCAAGGACTTGGAGGATTCGGTGGTGGTCCCAGCGGACCAGCTCCAGGAGGCTTCGGTGGCGGTCGCCCCTCAGGCCCATCTGGATCAGGTGGACCATCAGGCCCACAAATTGAAATCATCTCATACGAAAACGAAAACTACGGAGACGGAAGCtacaaattcagttatgaaaccGGCAATGGAATCAAAGCTGAAGAACAAGGAGAATTGAAAAACAAAGGATCAGAAAACGAAATCCAATCTGTTATGGGTTCATACTCCTACACTGCCCCAGATGGACAATTGATTACCGTCAACTATGTTGCTGATGAAAACGGTTTCCAACCACAAGGTGATCATTTGCCCACCCCACCACCAATTCCAGAAGCAATCCGTAAAGCACTTGAAGCCACTGCTGCTGCTCAAGGAAACGGTGGTGGTGCCGGATACCCATCTGGACCAGCTGGAGGTCGTGCTCCCTCGGGCGGCTATGGTGCACCAAACCAACAACGACCAACTGGTCCAGGGGCTGGAAGCTACAATCCTCAATCTGGATACAACTATTAG